A region of the Ornithinimicrobium ciconiae genome:
TCAGGTTGCGGCTGGGGCTGGGTCATGGGATTCCTCCTGGTGTGGGAAATGGCGACGCAGTGCGAGAGAGACGTAGACGAGTCCGACGAGGACGGGCACCTCGATGAGCGGCCCGACAACACCGGCCAGGGCCTGACCGGAGGTGACTCCGAAGGTGGCGATCGCCACTGCGATCGCGAGCTCGAAGTTGTTGCCCGCGGCCGTGAACGCCAAGGTGGTGGTGCGCTCGTAGGACAGGCCCAGTCCCTTGCCGACCGCGAAGCCGACACCCCACATGAGGGCGAAATAGATCAGCAGCGGCACCGCCATCCGGGCCACGTCCCAGTGGCGGGAGGTGATCTGCTCACCCTGCAGGGCAAACAGCAGCACGATGGTGAACAGCAGCCCGCGCAGCGCCCAAGGGCCAACGAGGGGCAGGAACGTCTCCTCATACCAGGTGCGACCCTTAGCCGTCTCTCCCCAGACCCGGGACAGGTATCCAGCCAGGAGGGGGATGCCAAGGAAGATCAACACCGACTTGGCGATCTGCCAGGGACTGACGTCCAAGGTGGCTTGATCAAGACCGAGCCACCCGGGCAGGATCGAGAGATAGAACCAGCCCAGCGCCGCGAAGGCGATGACCTGGAAGATCGAGTTGATCGCGACCAGGACCGCGGCAGCTTCCCGGTCGCCGCAGGCCATGTCGTTCCAGATGATGACCATCGCGATGCACCGGGCCAGGCCGACGATGATCAGGCCGGTGCGGTATTCGGGAAGGTCGGCCAGGAAGACCCATGCGAGGACGAACATCAGCGCCGGGCCGACGATCCAGTTCAGCACGAGCGAGCTGCCCAGCAACCGGCGGTCACCGGTCACCGTGCCGAGTCGGTCATAGCGGACTTTGGCCAGCACGGGGTACATCATCACCAGCAGCCCCAGTGCGATCGGGAGCGAGACCCCGTCGATCTCGACCGCTCCCAACCAGCCGCCTAGCCCCGGGATGAGCCGGCCCAGCAGGAGACCGGCGACCATCGCCACACCGATCCACACCGGCAGGTATTTGTCTGTCGTCGACAGTCGCGCCGGGGTCGTCGCGGCCCGGCTGACGTGCTGGTCGGTCACCGGGCAGTCACCGTCAGCGTGAGCTCCTGCAGGCCCGCAGGGGTGCCACAGCAGCCGCCGGCCGAGGAGTCCTCGTCGAACAGGCCAGCGCCACCACACACGCCCGTGTCGGGCAGTTTCAACTCGATGGCCCGGGCTGCGTCCAGGTCTCCAGCGATCGCCGCGGCGATCGATCGGACCTGCTCATAGCCCGTCATCGCCAGGAAAGAAGGGGCCCGGCCGTAGGACTTCATCCCGGCCAGGTAGAGATCGCCCTCGGGCTGGGCCAGCACGTCATACCCGTGCGGCTGCACCGATCCGCAGGAGTGCAGGTTGGGGTCGATCCCAGGTGCCAGCAGCGTGGGTGCCTGCAGCCGGTGATCCAGGTCGAGACGGACCTCGGACAGGAAGGACAGGTCCGGGCGGAATCCGGTGGCCCCCACGATCTGGTCTAGCCCTTCAACGCGACGGCCGTCGGTGGAGACCAGGGTCAGACCTGGCTCCTGCTCCTGGACCGCGGCGACCCGGAAACCGGTGACCACCTCGATCAGTCCGGCGTCAACGGCAGCACGGACCCGGGTGCCCAGCGCCCCACGGGCGGGCAGTTCATCCAACTCGCCCCCGCCAAAAGCGTTCCCCACGGCGCCACGGCGCACCACCCACACAACCCGGGAGTCCGAGGTGCGCAACGGGGCCGAGGTGAGCGCGATCAACGCGGTGAGCGCGGAAGCGCCGGAACCGACCACCGCAGTGGCCGAGCCAGCAAACCTGGTCCGCGCGGTGTCCGCGTCGGGCATGCCGTACAGGATCCGGTCGGCCGCCGCGCTCTCCCCTGCCGCGGGGTAACCCTCGGCGCCGAATGGGTTGGGCGAGCCCCACGTCCCGGAGCAGTCCACCACAGCACGTGCCGGCACACGCCGGGTCGACCCCTGCGAGTCCTGGACGTGCAGCACCAAAGGCTGGTCAGCCCGCCCAGAGTCCACGAGCAGGTCCCGCTCCGCACGGGCCACGCCGGACACCCGGCGGCCCGTGAGCACCCGCTCGCCCAGGAAGGCCGCAAGCGGATCGAGATAGTCACGCACCCACTCCGCCCCGGTCGGATAGGCCACCGGGTCGGGGTGGGCCCATCCTGTGCCCTCCAACAGGGCCACAGCCGCTGGTGAAGTCAACTCGGACCACGGCGAGAACAACCGCACGTGCCCCCACTGCCGGACCGCTGCCGCAGCAGTCTCGCCCTGCTCCAGGACGACCACCTCCTGGTCTCGACGGACCAGCTCGGCGGCTGTCGCCAGGCCGATCGGACCAGCGCCGATGACGGCCACGGGCAAGGTTGCGGATGCCACGAGAGAACTCCTCTGCTTCGATGGTTGTCGATGGACATACTTGCAACCTCTTTAGATAGTTGTCAATATAGAGAGGTGCCGACGACATCTGACCTCGCCACCGGCCTGACCGCAGCCGCTGCCTGTGCTGCTGGCTGCGCCCCGGCCGAGGGACTGCCCACGGCACAGGCCGAACAGTTGGCCACCCTGCTCAAGGCACTTGCCGACCCCGTTCGCCTCCGGCTCTACACACGGATCGCAGCCACTACGGGGGAAACCTGCGTGTGCGACCTGGGCGACTTCGGGGTCTCCCAGCCGACCGTCTCCCACCACCTGCGCAAACTCCGCGAGGCTGGGCTCATCGACAGCGAACGCCGCGGGACCTGGGTCTACTACAGCGTCGTCCCCAGGGCTCTAGCACCCCTCACGCCACTGCTGAACGGCTAGCCCGTACCCGCTGCGGCTCGATCACCGCGGAGGACGCACCCATAACTGCTCCTATGGAACACCCGGTGCTGGGGCACTTTGTCGAACGACGGCAGGCGGCCCCTGGCGGCGAACAACAGCCATGAAGCCGACATAGCCGACTCTGCCAGCGAACTGACTTGCCAAGTGCAGAGAAGCGTGCGCACTGCTCGCAAAGTGGCTATGGTGACCTTCGTCACACCGTGGGTCTCGGGGATTTCCACGGTGCTCGGGACATCAATGGTCTGCGCAGCCCCGCCCAGACCACGTGACGAGACAAGGAAGTCTTCATGAGTTCATCGACGCGTGCCCGGCGCATCCTGGGCACCGCAGCAGCCGGAGCCCTCATCGGCTCCACCTTCATGGCACTGCCCTCGGGTGCCGCCCCCTCGCAGAATGGTTGTGACAACCGGACCAACAACACCTACGACAAGCTCTTGGAGTGCGTGCGCCTCGATGGCGTCATGGAGCACCTGGAGGAGTTCCAGGCGATCGCGGAGGCCAATGGTGGCAACCGTGCGGACCAGACGCCCGGCTATCAGGCCAGCGTCGACTATGTCGTGGAGGTGCTTGAGGGAGCCGGCTGGTCCGCCGAGGTTGTCCCGTTCGAGTATTCCGTCCGGACCACCCGCGGGGTGCAGCAGCTGACCCCGACCCAGGCGACCCACAGCACCGGCAGCATCACGATGAGTGGTGGGGGTCAGGTCACCGGCGCCGTCATCCCCGTAGACCTCTGGCTGGACGACCGGGTGAACAGCACCAGCGGGTGCGAGGAGTCCGACTTCGCCGGGCTGGATTTCAGCGGACCGGCGGACATCGCCCTCATCCAGCGCGGCAGCTGCACCTTCGAGATCAAGGCCAGCAATGCCGAGGCGGCCGGTGCAGAGGCGGTGATCCTGATGAACACGGGCACTCCTGGCAACACCGGAGTGCTGGCCAATGTGACGCTCAACAGGCAATTCGACATGCCGGTCGTCGGGGTCTCGTTCGCCGCGGGACAGGCGTTGTCCGCACCCGGGTCCACCGCCACGATGTTCGTCGAGCACGAGTACGCCACCTCCTACAACGTCATCGGTGAGCTCGCGGGCAAGACAGGCGGCAATGTCGTCATGGCTGGTGCCCACCTCGACTCCGTCCGAGCCGGCTCCGGGATCAACGACAACGGCACCGGATCGGCCGCGCTGCTGGAGATCGCGCAGCAGATGACCAAGTCCCGCCCGCACAACACGGTGCGCTTCGCCTGGTGGGGAGCCGAGGAGCTCGGGCTCCTCGGGTCGACCCAGTGGGTCGCTCAGCGCACCCAGGCCGAGTTGGACGAGATCGCCCTCTATCTCAACTTCGACATGATCGGCTCACCGAACTACTTCTTCGGTGTCTATGACGCCAACGAGTCAAGCTATGCGGCGCCGGTAGAGGTCCCGGCCGGGTCGGAGCACATCGAGTCCACCTTCGAGTCGTTCTACACCCTCAAGGGCGAGCCCTACGACGACACGGAGTTCAGCGGACGCAGCGACTACCAGGCCTTCATCAACAACGGCATCCCCTCCGGCGGCCTGTTCACCGGCGCGGAGGTCCGCAAGAACGCGGCCCAGCAGGAGATCTGGGGTGGCACCGCCGGTGCCTCCTTCGATCCCTGCTACCACCGGGCCTGTGACGACCTGGCCAACCTCGACCTGCACGCACTGGACGTCAACTCCGACGCCGTGGCCTTCGCAGTCTTCACCTATGCCGCCTCGACCGAGGGCGTCAACGGGGTCCGGGGCGCCAAGATCCCGGGCAACTTCACGATCCCGGCGCCGGCCGGTCCCGAGCACACCTTCGCCGGACCCCTCGGCGGTGGAGAGCACGACCACGACCACGGAGATGAGGCGACTGAGTGACGGGGCGCTGACGAGCGCACAGCGTCGCTGACGAGCGCACATCATCGCTGACGAAGGGGCGGGTGGACCGTGCGGTCCACCCGCCCCACTGTGCTACGAGCTCAGGGCAGTCGTGGGGAAGGTTGAGGTCGCTCTAGGTCGCTGGTGTTTTTCGCGTGGCGGTGCCCTGGCCTGGGCGGGCGAGCCGAGATGATGGCTGCATGCGATGTGGGAGCGATCGATGACGTTGGGGCTGGCGCCTACGCAGGGTGATCTGCTGCGGTCCACGGTGACCTACTGCGAGGGTCGGGTCGGGGAGGACTCGATCTACGCGGTGCTGCACCGGGAGTGCTTCAACCTGTTTCCCGATGAGATGTTCGCGGACCTGTTCACCGATGTCGGGCGCCGGTCGGTGCCGCCGATGATCGTGGCGGTGGTGATGGTCCTGCAACGCATCGAGGGGTGCAGCGACCGTGAGGCGGTGGACCGGTTCTGCTTCGACGCCAGGTGGAAGTACGCGGCCGGTGGCCTGGACTTCGACTACCCGGGGTTCGTGCACACGGTGCTGGTGGACATGCGCGCTCGGCTGGCTCGTTCGGAGCGCCCGGACCGGATCTTCGAGGCCACCCTGGACGCGGCGAAGCAGGCGGGGCTGGTGGGGCGTAAGCGGGTCCTGGACTCCACCCCGTTGTACGACGCGGTCGCCACGATGGACACCGTGACCCTGATCCGCTCGGCGATCCGCGGGTTGCTGAAGGTCGCCGACACCGCCCTGGAAGCCCGGCTGCGGGCAGTGCTGACGCGGGAGGATGACTACGCCGGCGCGGGCAAGCCGGTATGCGACTGGGACGACAAGGCCGCCCGCACCTTGCTGGTCGATGCGCTGGCCAAAGACGCCATGGCGGCCCTGACCGTGCTCGAGGGTGACCAGCTCCTCACCGAGGCCGTGGCCAAGGCCGGGGAGCTGCTGGCCACGGTGATCGGGCAGGACCTGGAGACCGACCAGGCCGGGGTCTTCAAGATCGCCCGGCGAGTCGCCAAGGACCGGGTCATCTCCACGGTCGACCCCCAAGCCCGGCACGGGCACAAGACCTCCGCCCGCGGATTCGATGGTTACAAGGGGCACGTCGGGATCGACCATCACCACCGTCACCGCCGGGAACACCGGAGACGCCGAACCCGCCAAAGACCTGCTCGCCGCTGACCTGCCCGCCCCGCCCGATCCCCGGGAGCAGGACGAGGGCGAGCGTGCGAGCAAGAGCCAGGACAGCCAGAACCAGGACAGCCAGAACCAGGACAGCCAGAACCAGGACAGCCAGGAGCAGAACGGTGAGAGCCTGGCGGTCTACGGCGACGCCGCCTACGGCTCCGGCACCCTGATCGCCGACCTGGAGGCCGCGGGCGCGCAGGTGCTGGTCAAGGTCGCCCCGCCGACCGCTCCCGGGGGCCGGTTCGCCAAGGACCGCTTCCTCATCGACACCACCGCTGCGACGGTGACCTGCCCGGCCGGTGCCACCGCGGTGATCCGCCCGACCAAGGGCGGCGGGGGCGCCGCCCGGTTCGGGACCACCTGCGCCACCTGCCCGCTCGCCGGGCAGTGCACCAGCTCCAAGGCCGGGCGCACCATCAAGACCACCCGATATGAAGCCGAGCTCCTGCGGGCCCGGACCACCCAGAGGGACCCTGCCTGGCGCGCTGACTACCGGGCCACCAGACCCAAGGTCGAACGCAAGATCGGCCACCTCATGCGCCGCAAACACGGCGGGCGACGCGCCCGCGTCCGCGGCACCCCCAAAGTCGCCGCCGACTTCTCTCTCCTGGCCGCCGCGGCCAACCTCGCACGCCTCGCCGTCCTCGGAATCACCCGGACCCCGACCGGTTGGGCCGCCGCCACCGCCTAAGAACCCCCGGAAGGGGCACCCCGGGTCCAGTTATCGGGTCCACGACGCGCTCAAGGGCCCCAGCACGCTCACAACGGACCCCGACCGCCCCAGCCGACGGCAACCCGTCAACCGCGAGCACCAATCTTGATCGGCCCACCGACTGCCGACGGGCCAGAATCAGCCCCCACACGACCTGTTCGACACCGCCCACCTAGGGCGCCCGGTTGACCCACGAGATCGAGAAGCAGGTTCTCAGGGCAGCCAACGGCGCACGATCGAGCGGATGTAGTGCACGCCGGAGCGGGGGAAGAGCTTGGCGCTGGCCCGGATGTTCCAGGGCAGCGTGGCGGACACCGAGTCCAGCACCCGCAGCACGTCGTGGTGCATCGTGGCGTCGTCGGACTCCTCGGTCCGCTCGGTGGGGGCATAACGTGCCCGTTCCAGCGTCGCGGTCGCCCGCCCCATCGCGTCGGTGGTGGGCCGGTCCAGGCGGGCCGTGCTGGCGTAGTGCTCACCCATCTCCCGCGGACTCTTGTCCGGCGGCGGGTCGAAGCCGTAGTCCTCCAAGGAACGCTTCAGCAGCTCCCACTGGCCCTCGATCCGCTCCTGCGGGGTGTCCGCCTGGCGCAGCAGCGCCTCGCGGTGACGACGGCCCGCGATCGCCACGACCGACATGAGCAGACCGATGACCACCACCACCAGCAGCGCCCGGAGCAGGATCGGACCAGCCTCGCGCAGGCTGTCCAGCAGGCTCGACCACCAGCTCTCGTCCTCTTCCGCACCGGTGGGCTGCTGGGTCGGGACAGCGGTTGGGGTGCTGGAGTTGGTCATCGTCGGGTCGGCCTCGGGCGCGGTCGTGTCGAGCTCGGTGTAGGCCGGGGGAGGACCGGTGCGGATGCCCGGGGTCGGCTCGAAACGGGTCCACCCCATCCCATCGATCCACAGCTCGGGCCAGGTGTGGGCGTCGGCCGCGATCACCGAGTAGGAGCCATTGGCCTGCAGCTCACCGGGCAGGAAGCCGACCGCCATCCGGGCCGGAATGCCCTCATGGCGGGCGGCCATCACCATCGCGGTGGCGAACTGCACGCAATAACCCTGCCGGGTCGCCACGAAGTGGCCGATCGGGTCGCCGCTGGAGGCTGCGCCGGGGGCCAGCTCGAGGTCGTAGGAGTAGAGCCCGCTGCGGAAGTGCTGCTGCAGCAGCGAGGCGACCTCGAGGTCGTTGGTGGCATCCCCGACGACCTGCTCGGCCAGTGCCGCGACGGCCTGCTCGCCGGTCTCGTCGACCTCCAGATAACCCGCCCAGTCCGCGGGATCCGCCTCGGCCGCACCGACGTCCTCGGGGATGCCACCGCGCGGCGCCAACTGCAGGAACTGGGCCTGATAGGTCTGTGCAGGGTCCTCCAGGCGCACCGAGTCGGTCGCCTCGTCCCAGCGCAGCGTCGAGTTGTCGGTCCGCACCTCCAGGACGGGGGCCGGGGTCGCCAGGTGCGGGGGGCGCAGCCCGTTGCTCAGGACGGAGATCTCACCGGGCTCGACGGGCACGTCCTCGCGCAGCGCCTGCGGCTGGCCGGCGCCGGGGGTGAGCACCGGACCCTGGGGCGGGCCGGGGTCATAGTCCGGCGGCTGCCAGCGCTCGCCGTCGAACACATTCGAGGCGGTCACCCGCAACGGCTGCAGGGGTCGACTGGAGCTGCGGAATCGCAGGACCGGCTCCTGGGACTGGTTGTGCAGGTCGGCGGTGACATCCATCGTCTCGGTGAAGCTGACCTGCCCGCTGTCGCCGCCGACGCTGCGCCCGTCGGGGTCGCGGGCCAGTCCGTCGGCAAAGAAGGTTGGTGGCAGGTGCGGCACGAGGGAGGCGATCACCAGCGCGCCGAGCACGGTGACCACGGCGAGGACCCGGGCGACGGTGCGGTGCCCGGAGGGGCCGTGGGAGACGTCATGGGAGCCGACGCTCTCGCGCCGGTCGGCCGAGCTCCACCCGGAGACCAGCCGGTTGCCCTGGGCCGCGACCATGAGCAGCCAGGCGAGCGCGGCTGCGGCGAAGAACCA
Encoded here:
- the arsB gene encoding ACR3 family arsenite efflux transporter encodes the protein MTDQHVSRAATTPARLSTTDKYLPVWIGVAMVAGLLLGRLIPGLGGWLGAVEIDGVSLPIALGLLVMMYPVLAKVRYDRLGTVTGDRRLLGSSLVLNWIVGPALMFVLAWVFLADLPEYRTGLIIVGLARCIAMVIIWNDMACGDREAAAVLVAINSIFQVIAFAALGWFYLSILPGWLGLDQATLDVSPWQIAKSVLIFLGIPLLAGYLSRVWGETAKGRTWYEETFLPLVGPWALRGLLFTIVLLFALQGEQITSRHWDVARMAVPLLIYFALMWGVGFAVGKGLGLSYERTTTLAFTAAGNNFELAIAVAIATFGVTSGQALAGVVGPLIEVPVLVGLVYVSLALRRHFPHQEESHDPAPAAT
- a CDS encoding FAD-dependent oxidoreductase; amino-acid sequence: MASATLPVAVIGAGPIGLATAAELVRRDQEVVVLEQGETAAAAVRQWGHVRLFSPWSELTSPAAVALLEGTGWAHPDPVAYPTGAEWVRDYLDPLAAFLGERVLTGRRVSGVARAERDLLVDSGRADQPLVLHVQDSQGSTRRVPARAVVDCSGTWGSPNPFGAEGYPAAGESAAADRILYGMPDADTARTRFAGSATAVVGSGASALTALIALTSAPLRTSDSRVVWVVRRGAVGNAFGGGELDELPARGALGTRVRAAVDAGLIEVVTGFRVAAVQEQEPGLTLVSTDGRRVEGLDQIVGATGFRPDLSFLSEVRLDLDHRLQAPTLLAPGIDPNLHSCGSVQPHGYDVLAQPEGDLYLAGMKSYGRAPSFLAMTGYEQVRSIAAAIAGDLDAARAIELKLPDTGVCGGAGLFDEDSSAGGCCGTPAGLQELTLTVTAR
- a CDS encoding ArsR/SmtB family transcription factor, giving the protein MPTTSDLATGLTAAAACAAGCAPAEGLPTAQAEQLATLLKALADPVRLRLYTRIAATTGETCVCDLGDFGVSQPTVSHHLRKLREAGLIDSERRGTWVYYSVVPRALAPLTPLLNG
- a CDS encoding M20/M25/M40 family metallo-hydrolase translates to MSSSTRARRILGTAAAGALIGSTFMALPSGAAPSQNGCDNRTNNTYDKLLECVRLDGVMEHLEEFQAIAEANGGNRADQTPGYQASVDYVVEVLEGAGWSAEVVPFEYSVRTTRGVQQLTPTQATHSTGSITMSGGGQVTGAVIPVDLWLDDRVNSTSGCEESDFAGLDFSGPADIALIQRGSCTFEIKASNAEAAGAEAVILMNTGTPGNTGVLANVTLNRQFDMPVVGVSFAAGQALSAPGSTATMFVEHEYATSYNVIGELAGKTGGNVVMAGAHLDSVRAGSGINDNGTGSAALLEIAQQMTKSRPHNTVRFAWWGAEELGLLGSTQWVAQRTQAELDEIALYLNFDMIGSPNYFFGVYDANESSYAAPVEVPAGSEHIESTFESFYTLKGEPYDDTEFSGRSDYQAFINNGIPSGGLFTGAEVRKNAAQQEIWGGTAGASFDPCYHRACDDLANLDLHALDVNSDAVAFAVFTYAASTEGVNGVRGAKIPGNFTIPAPAGPEHTFAGPLGGGEHDHDHGDEATE
- a CDS encoding transposase encodes the protein MTLGLAPTQGDLLRSTVTYCEGRVGEDSIYAVLHRECFNLFPDEMFADLFTDVGRRSVPPMIVAVVMVLQRIEGCSDREAVDRFCFDARWKYAAGGLDFDYPGFVHTVLVDMRARLARSERPDRIFEATLDAAKQAGLVGRKRVLDSTPLYDAVATMDTVTLIRSAIRGLLKVADTALEARLRAVLTREDDYAGAGKPVCDWDDKAARTLLVDALAKDAMAALTVLEGDQLLTEAVAKAGELLATVIGQDLETDQAGVFKIARRVAKDRVISTVDPQARHGHKTSARGFDGYKGHVGIDHHHRHRREHRRRRTRQRPARR
- a CDS encoding transposase, which translates into the protein MVTRGTSGSTITTVTAGNTGDAEPAKDLLAADLPAPPDPREQDEGERASKSQDSQNQDSQNQDSQNQDSQEQNGESLAVYGDAAYGSGTLIADLEAAGAQVLVKVAPPTAPGGRFAKDRFLIDTTAATVTCPAGATAVIRPTKGGGGAARFGTTCATCPLAGQCTSSKAGRTIKTTRYEAELLRARTTQRDPAWRADYRATRPKVERKIGHLMRRKHGGRRARVRGTPKVAADFSLLAAAANLARLAVLGITRTPTGWAAATA
- a CDS encoding transglutaminase family protein, encoding MRFNLERGLWPEAGLAALATLAVAWPLTGLLREATWVGPAILLVLLVALVGCLLRCLDLDPTLIVIGQALAVLVTLTWRYLSETLLWSVVPGSDTLEQATRLLQEAGRTLQTFAAPAPTNEGVEFLIVSVLALTAVSVDAIGVTGRAPATAGIPLAAAFLVSVSNSGKAMQPWFFAAAALAWLLMVAAQGNRLVSGWSSADRRESVGSHDVSHGPSGHRTVARVLAVVTVLGALVIASLVPHLPPTFFADGLARDPDGRSVGGDSGQVSFTETMDVTADLHNQSQEPVLRFRSSSRPLQPLRVTASNVFDGERWQPPDYDPGPPQGPVLTPGAGQPQALREDVPVEPGEISVLSNGLRPPHLATPAPVLEVRTDNSTLRWDEATDSVRLEDPAQTYQAQFLQLAPRGGIPEDVGAAEADPADWAGYLEVDETGEQAVAALAEQVVGDATNDLEVASLLQQHFRSGLYSYDLELAPGAASSGDPIGHFVATRQGYCVQFATAMVMAARHEGIPARMAVGFLPGELQANGSYSVIAADAHTWPELWIDGMGWTRFEPTPGIRTGPPPAYTELDTTAPEADPTMTNSSTPTAVPTQQPTGAEEDESWWSSLLDSLREAGPILLRALLVVVVIGLLMSVVAIAGRRHREALLRQADTPQERIEGQWELLKRSLEDYGFDPPPDKSPREMGEHYASTARLDRPTTDAMGRATATLERARYAPTERTEESDDATMHHDVLRVLDSVSATLPWNIRASAKLFPRSGVHYIRSIVRRWLP